The nucleotide sequence GAATCCTCCCATTAGTCGGGAGCGAGTACACTATATATATGATCGCTGTGTGCGAGTAAAGGCAGACAAAGCTGGTCAACAACTAGGTTGGCAACCTCGTTCCGTAAAAGAGGTGCTATTGGAGTTTATCGAAAAACTGGCTTAAAAAATTTTTGAGGAAAAGTGTTGACAAGCTAAAAAATTATCGTTATATTTATGAAGGTGTGAATAAAACAAAGCACCAATCAAATTCCTGGCCCCCATCGTCTAGAGGCCCAGGACACCTCCCTTTCACGGAGGCGACAGGGGTTCGAATCCCCTTGGGGGTATTAAAAGAAAAGGGGGATTGTATATCCACCCTGTTTAATTCATCAACAATTTTAAATCTATCAAGACTGGAGTGCTTCCCAAAAGCCAAAGTGCTTTCCTAGGCAGGAATTAAGACCGTATCGATGACGTGGATAACACCATTGTCAGCATCTACATCAGGCTTGATGACTGTAGCGTTATTGACTTTAACACCACCGTTAGAAGCATCAATTTTTAATTCTGAACCTTCTACCGTTTTTGCTGATGACAATTTTACCACATCAGCCGAGGTTACTTGCCCAGAGACGACATGATAAGTCAAGATTTTTGACAATTTGGGAATATCTTTCAGTAAAGCATCCACCGTTCCTTCTGGAAGTTTCTTAAACGCTTCATCCGTAGGTGCAAAAACCGTAAAAGGACCAGCACCTTTTAAAGTTTCTACTAAATTAGCCGCTTTGACGGCGCTAACTAAAGTTTGAAAAGAGCCTGCATTCGCTGCGGTGTCAATAATATCAGCCATAATTTTTCCCTAAACTCATACTTTTTATACTAACTTTATAAAATTTTAAATGTCGTGTTCTATCCCACTTTATGGCTAGAAAAAAATGTAATTAAAGTCACTTTATTGAAGTATTGTGGCTGACCAAATTATCGTAGGAAAAGCTAAAAAATATAGTTAATCAAATAGAATGTTATAGAGGTTATATGTATTCTATTATTCTTGTTTTTTTTATTTCTTTACTTTTTCTCTACCTACTTAAATACTCAGAACGATCAAGCTATTAGCAATTAAAATAGCTGACTGGGGTCGGGAACGAGTTCCCGACGGAGTTGTTACTCTATCAGCCTTGTCCTTTATGGGTAGGGCATAAAGAACCGAGAGGAAAAATTTAATTAACGATTATCAATGTCAAATTATGACAAATTTCGCTTAATTCGCTCTAATTCATCGTCAATTTCCCAGCGCTGAAACTCTGCCTCTAGCGGATCAGTGGCCTTGTTATAACTTTTATAAGTAGAACCTTGATTCCATCCTTTCGTATCCCCATTAGAAGTGCTAGAAGCTTGAGCTTGAGCCGCTTTAGCTTGTACCTCTTTACGGCGCTGCTGAATTTGGCGCAACAATTCCTGAGATTGAGTCAGCCGCTTATTAGCTCCTTGCATTTGTCCCCAAAGCTGATTCCCTTGGCGCAGTAAAGCCGCTTCTCGTTCTTGTGCGGCTTCAGCTAAATCAAGCCTTCCAGCCGATTTAGCCTTATTAACCCGGCCATGCCAAGTTTGAATTTCTTGAGCTAGTGCGAGAATTTGCTGTTCTAATCGTTGTTTTTCCGATTCTAGCTCTCGAATCAATCTCGTTGTATCCTGTTCTTGTTCCCGAACTTGCTCTAAAAGAGCTTGTAACTCTAAATGAGGATTATTTTTTAAAAACTCATCGAGTCGTTCTTCTAGAAAGCGGGTGACATCTTCAAATAGACCCATGACTAATTGCTTAACTTATCCTTACTTTACTTTATGGTTTATAGCAGGTAGATTGGCGAAATAATAAAGAATTGTTAACACCCACCATGAAGCTCAAGCTCTACTTTCTGCGACACGGCGAAACCACTTCTAGCCAAAGCGGCTCCTATTGTGGCAAATTAGATATTCCATTAACCCCATCAGGAATACAAATGGGGGAAGATTTTGCGCTGGCTTATAAAAATTTAGCTTGGACAGCCATTTTTTCGAGTCCCCTCCAACGAGCGATTCATACCGCCAAACCGTTAGCTGATGCGCTCGGAATGGAAATACAAATTAGACAAGGACTCAGAGAGATTCAATATGGCTTATGGGAAGGTAAAACACCCCAAGAGGTAACAAGCTCTTATCATGATGAGTACGTGCGTTGGTTAGCCGATCCCGGCTGGAATAGTCCCACAGGGGGAGAAAAAGGCATAGATATCGCCCGCCGTAGTTCAGAAGTGCTAGAAGAAATTGAAAATACTTACTCGGGTGGCAATATTCTAATCGTATCTCATAAAGCAACCATTCGAATTATGATTTGTTCCTTACTGGGAATCGATTTGGGACGTTATCGTGATCGCATTGGTATGCCGGTGGCGGCTCTTACTATCGTAACGATGACTGAACAAGGGCCTTTAATTGAAATCATGGGCGATCGCTCTCACCTAAGAGAAGAATTACGCAAACGATACGGAACTTAATTAATTAGCAGGTAACCTGAGTTGATGTGATCGTGATTTAATGAGGTTGGACTAACCCCTGATCAGTTTGCTATATCAGTAGTCAGATTTTTCAACCCAACTCAAATTAGCACAGATTAGCAGAGATAAAAACTTTATGTTGTTACAGCCAGCAGACACAGTAAAAATTTTCCAACGGCAACCCGAGCAAAATTTTGCTCCTGGTGAGATGATTTTTGAAGAAGGAAAAGAAGGCCAAGTAATGTATGGTGTGATAGAGGGAGAAGTAGAAATGTCCCTCAAGGGCAAAGTAATCGAGACTATTCGAGTAGGGGATGTCTTTGGCCAGGGAGCTATCATTCATGACGATCACCTGAGAGCCTCTACTGCTAAAGCTAAGACTGCCTGTAAACTAGCCGTACTAGATCGGGAACATTTTCTGTTTGCCGTACAGCAAACCCCCCTGTTTGCCTTACAAGTGATGAAAAGTTACTCGGAGCGCTTTCGCCAACTCAAGCAAACGATCTAAAAGAAGTTTTTTCCCCTTGCCATCAGTTACCCTAAATAAATAAGCAATAATAGTTTTATGAAGGGTAAAATTTTTGTCACCCTTTTTTGATGAGTAATTTTACTCAATGATCTGACGTTTTCCAAACGCGAATATTATGCAAACAGTTGATCCACAACCAGGTACTTCAGAAGCCTTAGATGCTCCTAAGCACGGTTTACCAGTTACCATCATTACAGGTTTTCTCGGCAGTGGCAAGACCACCCTACTGAATCATATCCTCACTAATCAGCAGGGATTGAAAACAGCCGTCCTCGTCAACGAATTTGGGGAAATTGGTATAGATAATGAATTAATTATCTCCACCGACGATAATATGGTGGAACTCAACAATGGCTGTATTTGCTGTACCATCAATGAAGATTTGGTCAACGCCGTCTATAAAGTGCTGGAGCGTCCTGAAAAAGTCGATTACCTTGTGGTAGAAACTACAGGATTAGCTGATCCGTTACCTGTAGCACTAACTTTCTTGGGGACAGAGTTACGGGATATGACCCGCTTAGACTCGATCATTACAATGGTAGACTGCGCTAACTTCAGTCTGGATTTATTTAACTCTCAAGCCGCTTACAGCCAAATTGCTTACGGAGATGTGATTATCCTCAATAAAACTGATTTAGTCGATGAAGCTGATGTAGACGCTTTAGAAGTCAGAATTCGGGATATCAAGCAGGGGTCAAGAATTTTACGCACGAAAAACTCTCAAGTTCCCTTACCCTTGATCCTCAGTGTCGGTCTGTTTGAATCGGATAAATATTTTAACGCTTCCGAAGCTAAACAGGATCATAGCCATGATCATGATCATGAGCATCATCACCATCATGACCATGAACACGACCATCACCATCATGACCACCATCATGATCATGACCACCACCATCATCATTCAGATCACTTAGAAAATGATGGATTTACTTCTCTATCTATTCAGAGTGATAAACCTTTTTCTATTCGCAAATTTCAATATTTCTTAGATAATCAACTGCCAGAAAATATCTTTCGGGCCAAAGGAATTCTCTGGTTTGATGAGAGTCCTAAACGTCATATTTTTCACCTGAGTGGTAAACGATTTACTCTTGAAGATGATGAGTGGAAAGGAGAACCCAAAAACCAGCTAGTGTTAATAGGACAAAACCTTGATCACGATAAGATCCGTGAACAAATTGAAAATTGTTTATGCTTACCTTCTATTAGCCGAGGTAAAGGGTTTGGACAATAACTAGATTGCCGTGCGGAACGATTTCTGCACTAACGGTTTCGCGGTGCGTTTACTTGATATAACGCACCCGGATTGATTAACTTGATAGCATTATGCCAAGCATTAGAAATTGGATAGATGAAGGCCGAGAAGAAGGCTTTAGAGAAGGAATGCAGATAGTCATTAAGCGTCAACTCGCCCAAAAAATCGGCATCATTAACCCACCAGTCCAAAAACAACTTGAACAGTTATCAGTTTTTCAATTAGAAAATTTAGCGATAGCTTTATTAGATTTTTCTGGAGAACAAGATTTGAGGACTTGGTTGAATGAAGCGATGGATAACCGAGTACAATAATTATGCTGAATCGTTCTCTTAAACTTATCCCATGCGTGTTATTATCCAACGAGTTATATCTTCTCAGGTTACTGTGGATGGCGAAATAGTCGGTAAAATTGGACGCGGATTAAATCTATTAGTAGGTATTGCCGCCACTGATACTGAAAAGGAAATTGATTGGATGAGCCGCAAATGTTTAGAGTTGCGTCTATTTAGCACCGGTGACGGAGAAGATCGTTGGGAAAAATCGGTGCAAGATATTCAAGGAGAATTACTGGTTATTAGTCAGTTTACCCTCTATGGTGATTGCCGCAAAGGTCGTCGTCCTTCTTTTAGTGACTCTGCTCCTCCCCCTATCGCTCAACAATTATATGACCTCTTTGTCAGCAAACTAGCACTCAGTGGGTTGCGCTTACAGACAGGTCGATTCGGTGCAATGATGCAGGTTACTATAGAAAATGATGGGCCGGTCACTCTTTTACTGGAACGAGAAGCGACTCTATAACTTCCAACCATTTTAGTGATCAGTTATTTACTGATCACCGGTGGCGGAGGAATGATTTATTTATACTCACTACAAGAGAAAAATTTATTGTAAATGTAAATAAGCGGCTTCTTTTTCTAATTGGCGGATTAGAGACTCATTTCCTTGCGCTCTTGCCACTTCTAGACGATGTTGTAAGCTCTTACGCAGGCTTTCTTGGTGAGCAGAAGCGGCTTGTGTTACGATTTCTTGACGATTTTTGTTCATCATGGACATTATTTTGAAACGATCTGATATACTGTACTTCTTTACCATAACATTTTTTCGGCTAAAATGTAGCTATTGTTACAGAATTTTTTAAAAAACTTTTTAATCCTAAAGAACGGTAAGTATACTTTTACTAACTATCAACCCTTGCCGAATGGCGATTTTTTAGCTCCTCAAGCGGAAAACAGCGATGTCTGAACAAAGTATTGTCACCTTATTAAGTGATTTTGGCTTACAAGATGGTTATGTAGGAGTGATCAAAGGAGTTATTGCCCAAATTAACCCTTCGCTCAAAACCATCGATATCACTCATCAAATTCCCCCTCAAGACCTGGTGGCGGCAAGATTTTGTCTGATGAATGCTTATGCTTACTTTCCCAGAGGAACGGTTCATGTAGCTGTGGTTGATCCTGGGGTAGGAAGTGAACGCCGAGGAGTAGCGATACAATTTTCAGGAGGGTATTTAGTCGGTCCGGATAATGGTTTATTTAGCGGCGTTCTGAGTTTATCCCCGGCGGTGGCGGCGGTGGAGTTAACCCATTCAGAATACTGGCGTACTGTTCAGGCAAGCACCACTTTTCACGGACGAGATATTTTTGCACCAGTGGGAGCTTATTTAGCGAGTGGAATTGCTTTACAAATGTTAGGCACTGTCATCGATATAGAAAGTCTTGTACCATTGCCGCTTGTGGACCTCGAGTTCAGTGATCTTGGGTTAAGGGGTTGTATTCAATATATTGATATTTTTGGCAATTTAATTACTAATATTCCAGCGAGTGCAGTAGAAGGAAAAAATTGGTCAGTGCGGGTAAAACAAAGAGTTATTTCTCGAGGAAAAACCTACAGTGATGTAGATTTGGGTCAATTAGTCAGTTTAATTGGGAGTCATAATTGGGTAGAAATAGCCCTTAATGGAGGAAATGCCCAAACCGAGTTAGCCTTAAAAGTTGGAGAGCCAATCGAAATTTTATCTTAAAATAAAATCATCAGCCTAGTTTTAGCTGTAGCGTGTTTCTCCATTGGGAGGGTTAAGAATATGGGAAAAATTCGCCAAGTAAAAACGAGCCAAAGCAAGGCAAATAATCCCCTTTCTAAGAGCAAACAAGCTGAACTTAGAACAGGCCGTAGTTTAGCGACAGATCCCCCCCGAAAAATTAACCCAGAACACTCTACAGTTATCACTCATCATCTAGAAAATATTTCTCTTAGCCCTTCTCCTACCCCCTCATCTCTGTTTCAGCCCAAACTACAGCCGCTTGTAACAGCCTATACCCACTCGCCAAACAACTTAATACAACGCTTTGATGAAGAATCTCCCGGACCCCTAACCCCCACTCAAGTCATTCAAGCTAAAAATTGGTATGCCGCCAAGAAACAACAATATACACCTGAGATTATTAAACAAATTCAAGCAAAAGTGGGAGTTACCCAAACAGGAGAGATCAACAGCGAAACCGTTCAAGCGGTGGCTTTATGGCAACAAAGTAACCCTCCCCTAAAAGTCGATGGAATGGCCGGACCTAGAACGTTACCTGCCGCTTTTGCCAGTGGGTTAGCCGAAGAAAAATCGATTAATCAATATGTGGGAGCGGCTAAAACCATTCAAACCCAATGGGCTACCTTAAAAACCCCACAGGCGAGAGCATCCGCTTTGATCAAAGTCGTCAATGAAAGATTAAGCGCTGCCGGGGTGCCGATCTGTAACCAAGCGCTCAAAGATTTAGGTGCAGCCGCCGGACAATTAAGTTTTGAGACTTGGACGATCGATCTCGGAAAAGAAGCCTTTTCTAAAGCTACCCTAACCGATGCTGAAGCCGCCGAAATAGCCGATACCGTCTATCATGAAGCCCGACACGCCGAACAGTGGTATCGCATGGCGCAAATGTTAGCCGGTAAAGGTAGATCGGCTAAAGCGATCGCCAGAGAAACCGGCATCAAAGCCGAAGTAGTGGCGACTGCTGTCAGTAACCCTCTCAAACCGGGTAGTATGGAGGCCCTAATTGCTGAGGGTTGGCATGAAAGCGTCTATGGAGCGAGAGCCGCTTATCGAGAGCAAGTGTTAACGGAGGTTTTAGCCAGTAAAACAGCTTTAAATAAGGCACAGGAAACTTATAATAAATCTCCCACCAAAACCAATCAAGCGAAACTTGATGCGGCACAAAAAAGATTTGATATTGCTTATGCTAAATATGTAGATCTACCAGAAGAAGCGGATGCTCACCGAGTTGGTCACGCTGTTAATGTGGCTTATCAATCACCGACTTCTCCATGAATATTTTAGCTTTTCTGTTGGTTATTAACTTCTGTTTTGGCTCTTTCTACTCTTTGATAAGCCAGACAAAAGGAGAGCATTTTTTTTTAAATAGCAATATTTCTATTAAGCCTGTTTCCCAAAAAAAAACCATGCTAGAAACCTTAAAGAATACTTGCCAATTCCTTTCTCAAGAGAGGATAACTGTTCAAGAAACTGCTAATTATTTGGGGAAACTTATTAAAGCTCCGGGCGACGAAATGCCGCTAGAAGTTCAGCCCAATGATTCATCATTTCCCTTAGCTAGAATTGTCTTTCAAACAGGAACCAATAGCCCGGCTCATGTGGAATTCGTGCTTGCTAAGTCTTCTAAATTGACGATAGCCGATTTAAAAAGTATTTTTGGAGATTATAAAACCCTGCCTAGAATTCATTGGAATAGTCCTCTGAAAGTTATGTTTGAGTCCGATACTCCTCAAGCGGCTTTTACTTGCACCTTGATTGCAGAAGTTGAACCTACAGAACAAGATATTAATAATGCTACCGTGACAGGGCTGACTCTGCGGCGAGATGTTCGATTGCCTGAAAATTAGTTATCAAATTTAATGTTCAAGCATCATCAATATTTAGATTCACATAGTGAAATGTGAGTACATAACAGTTTAGTCAAAAAATCAATTGTGGTTTATAAGACCTGTCTTTTCTGACGGGTCTTTTTTTTTAACTAGAAAATTCACTAGAAGAGTTTTTGTATGGCACTAACTAGATCAATGGCAATCAAAATAGAAAACTATTTTGTTAATTGGGCTAAATCTAAATCTCAAGATCAACGTCAAGAAGCTTCCCATCTTCGATCCAAGCATCTTTTACAATATTGCGGAAATACCGATGCAAAGTAACATCGTCAAGTGCTTTCCAAGCATGAACATCCGATAATCCTTTTAACAAA is from Gloeothece verrucosa PCC 7822 and encodes:
- a CDS encoding fasciclin domain-containing protein; the protein is MADIIDTAANAGSFQTLVSAVKAANLVETLKGAGPFTVFAPTDEAFKKLPEGTVDALLKDIPKLSKILTYHVVSGQVTSADVVKLSSAKTVEGSELKIDASNGGVKVNNATVIKPDVDADNGVIHVIDTVLIPA
- a CDS encoding TIGR04376 family protein; the protein is MGLFEDVTRFLEERLDEFLKNNPHLELQALLEQVREQEQDTTRLIRELESEKQRLEQQILALAQEIQTWHGRVNKAKSAGRLDLAEAAQEREAALLRQGNQLWGQMQGANKRLTQSQELLRQIQQRRKEVQAKAAQAQASSTSNGDTKGWNQGSTYKSYNKATDPLEAEFQRWEIDDELERIKRNLS
- a CDS encoding histidine phosphatase family protein; translation: MKLKLYFLRHGETTSSQSGSYCGKLDIPLTPSGIQMGEDFALAYKNLAWTAIFSSPLQRAIHTAKPLADALGMEIQIRQGLREIQYGLWEGKTPQEVTSSYHDEYVRWLADPGWNSPTGGEKGIDIARRSSEVLEEIENTYSGGNILIVSHKATIRIMICSLLGIDLGRYRDRIGMPVAALTIVTMTEQGPLIEIMGDRSHLREELRKRYGT
- a CDS encoding cyclic nucleotide-binding domain-containing protein — encoded protein: MLQPADTVKIFQRQPEQNFAPGEMIFEEGKEGQVMYGVIEGEVEMSLKGKVIETIRVGDVFGQGAIIHDDHLRASTAKAKTACKLAVLDREHFLFAVQQTPLFALQVMKSYSERFRQLKQTI
- a CDS encoding CobW family GTP-binding protein, which gives rise to MQTVDPQPGTSEALDAPKHGLPVTIITGFLGSGKTTLLNHILTNQQGLKTAVLVNEFGEIGIDNELIISTDDNMVELNNGCICCTINEDLVNAVYKVLERPEKVDYLVVETTGLADPLPVALTFLGTELRDMTRLDSIITMVDCANFSLDLFNSQAAYSQIAYGDVIILNKTDLVDEADVDALEVRIRDIKQGSRILRTKNSQVPLPLILSVGLFESDKYFNASEAKQDHSHDHDHEHHHHHDHEHDHHHHDHHHDHDHHHHHSDHLENDGFTSLSIQSDKPFSIRKFQYFLDNQLPENIFRAKGILWFDESPKRHIFHLSGKRFTLEDDEWKGEPKNQLVLIGQNLDHDKIREQIENCLCLPSISRGKGFGQ
- a CDS encoding DUF4351 domain-containing protein, with amino-acid sequence MPSIRNWIDEGREEGFREGMQIVIKRQLAQKIGIINPPVQKQLEQLSVFQLENLAIALLDFSGEQDLRTWLNEAMDNRVQ
- the dtd gene encoding D-aminoacyl-tRNA deacylase translates to MRVIIQRVISSQVTVDGEIVGKIGRGLNLLVGIAATDTEKEIDWMSRKCLELRLFSTGDGEDRWEKSVQDIQGELLVISQFTLYGDCRKGRRPSFSDSAPPPIAQQLYDLFVSKLALSGLRLQTGRFGAMMQVTIENDGPVTLLLEREATL
- a CDS encoding SAM hydrolase/SAM-dependent halogenase family protein, with protein sequence MSEQSIVTLLSDFGLQDGYVGVIKGVIAQINPSLKTIDITHQIPPQDLVAARFCLMNAYAYFPRGTVHVAVVDPGVGSERRGVAIQFSGGYLVGPDNGLFSGVLSLSPAVAAVELTHSEYWRTVQASTTFHGRDIFAPVGAYLASGIALQMLGTVIDIESLVPLPLVDLEFSDLGLRGCIQYIDIFGNLITNIPASAVEGKNWSVRVKQRVISRGKTYSDVDLGQLVSLIGSHNWVEIALNGGNAQTELALKVGEPIEILS